A single region of the Pararhodospirillum photometricum DSM 122 genome encodes:
- a CDS encoding phosphoribulokinase, with protein MSAKHPIIAITGSSGAGTTSVTRTFDQIFRREGIQAAIVEGDSFHRYERKAMKVAMKEALDDGNPHFSHFGPDANLFTDLEALFKTYGESGKGRRRVYLHNEDEAAPYGQEPGTFTPWEDLPESDVLYYEGLHGAIVTDEVDVAQHADLKIGVVPVINLEWIQKLHRDKGARGYSTEAVTDTILRRMHDYVHYICPQYTRTDVNFQRVPTVDTSNPFIARHVPSPDESFVVIRFRDPKGIDFPYLLTMLHDSFMSRPNTIVVPGGKMELAMQLIFTPFIWRLMDRRTR; from the coding sequence ATGTCGGCCAAGCATCCCATTATCGCCATCACCGGGTCTTCCGGCGCGGGCACGACGTCGGTCACGCGCACCTTTGACCAGATTTTCCGGCGCGAAGGCATTCAGGCCGCCATTGTCGAGGGCGACAGTTTTCACCGCTACGAGCGCAAGGCCATGAAGGTGGCCATGAAGGAAGCGCTCGACGACGGCAACCCGCACTTCAGCCACTTCGGCCCCGACGCCAACCTGTTCACCGACCTGGAAGCTCTGTTCAAGACCTACGGCGAGAGCGGCAAGGGCCGGCGGCGCGTGTACCTCCACAACGAGGACGAGGCGGCGCCCTATGGCCAGGAGCCCGGCACCTTCACCCCCTGGGAGGATTTGCCGGAAAGTGACGTCCTCTATTACGAAGGGCTGCACGGGGCGATCGTGACCGACGAGGTCGATGTCGCCCAGCATGCCGACCTCAAGATTGGTGTCGTGCCGGTGATTAATTTGGAGTGGATCCAGAAACTCCACCGTGACAAGGGGGCCCGGGGCTATTCCACCGAGGCGGTGACCGATACCATCTTGCGCCGGATGCATGATTACGTGCATTACATCTGTCCGCAATACACGCGCACGGATGTCAATTTCCAGCGGGTGCCCACCGTTGACACGTCCAACCCGTTCATTGCCCGCCATGTGCCGTCGCCGGATGAGAGCTTCGTGGTGATCCGCTTTCGCGACCCCAAGGGAATTGACTTCCCCTACCTGCTGACGATGTTGCACGACAGCTTCATGTCGCGCCCCAACACCATCGTGGTGCCCGGCGGCAAGATGGAACTGGCCATGCAGTTGATCTTCACCCCGTTCATCTGGCGCCTGATGGATCGGCGTACCCGCTGA
- a CDS encoding class 1 fructose-bisphosphatase encodes MLAIDRTTLAQFLVEEGLSGEAPALVGLILDVAQACKTIAKLIAMGQLAGIHGYNGDINVQGETQARLDLLSNEAFLRATERTGHASALASEEMEEIHRLTNGRARGPFLLVFDPLDGSSNIDTNGTVGSIFSIVPYSGQGREPETLDFLCSGRDQVVAGYALYGPATMFVLTVGKGVHGFTLDPLLGDFVLTHPHLRVAPVTAEFAINASNRRFWEPPIHAYVNELLAGATGPRGKDYNMRWIAALVADCHRILLRGGIYLYPRDTKTPVRPGRLRLLYEGAPIAMIMDQAGGRCITGTENVLDLTATELHQRVPLIFGSREEVDRVEALHQEHTLKAIETPLFQRRGLFRD; translated from the coding sequence ATGCTCGCCATTGATCGCACGACGTTGGCTCAATTCCTGGTCGAGGAAGGGCTTTCCGGCGAGGCGCCGGCCCTGGTGGGATTGATCCTCGACGTGGCCCAGGCCTGCAAAACCATTGCCAAGCTCATCGCCATGGGCCAACTGGCCGGGATCCACGGCTATAACGGCGACATCAATGTTCAGGGCGAGACCCAGGCCCGTCTTGATCTCTTGTCCAACGAAGCCTTCCTGCGCGCCACCGAGCGCACCGGCCACGCCAGCGCCTTGGCCAGCGAGGAGATGGAAGAGATCCATCGCCTGACCAACGGGCGGGCCCGAGGCCCCTTCTTGCTGGTGTTCGACCCCCTGGATGGATCCTCCAACATCGACACCAACGGCACCGTGGGCAGCATCTTTTCCATTGTGCCCTACAGCGGCCAGGGCCGCGAGCCCGAGACCCTGGACTTCTTGTGTTCGGGGCGCGATCAGGTGGTGGCCGGGTATGCCCTCTATGGACCGGCGACCATGTTTGTTCTCACCGTGGGCAAGGGGGTGCACGGGTTCACCCTAGATCCCTTGTTGGGCGACTTCGTGTTGACCCATCCCCATTTGCGGGTCGCCCCGGTGACCGCCGAGTTCGCGATCAACGCCTCTAATCGCCGCTTCTGGGAGCCGCCCATCCACGCCTATGTCAACGAGTTGCTGGCCGGCGCCACCGGGCCGCGCGGCAAGGACTATAACATGCGCTGGATCGCCGCCCTGGTCGCCGATTGTCACCGCATCTTGCTGCGCGGTGGCATCTATCTGTACCCGCGCGACACCAAAACCCCGGTGCGCCCGGGCCGGTTGCGCTTGCTGTACGAGGGGGCGCCCATTGCCATGATCATGGACCAAGCGGGTGGGCGTTGTATCACCGGCACCGAGAACGTTCTTGACCTGACTGCGACCGAGTTGCATCAGCGCGTGCCCCTGATCTTTGGCTCGCGTGAAGAGGTGGATCGGGTCGAGGCTTTGCACCAGGAGCACACGCTGAAGGCTATTGAAACGCCGTTATTCCAGCGTCGTGGGTTATTTCGCGACTAA
- the rpe gene encoding ribulose-phosphate 3-epimerase, with amino-acid sequence MSRPVRIAPSLLSADFAFLAQEARSVTDGGADLLHFDVMDNHYVPNLTVGPLVCAALKPHAMVPIDVHLMVRPVDALIESFAQAGASLITFHPEASDHVHRSIQLIKAKGCKAGLVLNPATPLSVLDHVLGDLDLVLIMSVNPGFGGQAFIPSALPKIRALRALIDSSGLPIEIEVDGGVKPDNAFELGAAGADILVAGSAVFGAADRAGAIRAIRERAEEGARQRGA; translated from the coding sequence ATGTCTCGTCCCGTGCGCATCGCGCCCAGCTTGTTGTCGGCGGATTTCGCCTTTCTGGCCCAGGAGGCCCGTTCGGTGACCGATGGCGGCGCGGATCTGCTGCACTTTGATGTCATGGACAACCACTATGTGCCCAACCTGACCGTGGGTCCCCTGGTGTGCGCGGCCCTCAAGCCGCATGCGATGGTGCCGATCGACGTTCACCTCATGGTGCGGCCGGTGGATGCCCTGATCGAGTCCTTTGCTCAGGCCGGGGCGTCGCTCATCACGTTTCATCCCGAAGCCAGCGACCATGTCCATCGCTCGATCCAGTTAATCAAGGCCAAGGGCTGCAAGGCCGGCTTAGTCTTGAACCCGGCCACCCCTCTGTCAGTGCTCGACCATGTGCTGGGGGATCTGGATCTGGTGCTGATCATGTCGGTCAACCCCGGCTTTGGTGGTCAGGCCTTTATTCCCTCGGCCTTGCCCAAGATCCGGGCTTTGCGTGCCTTGATTGACTCCAGTGGGTTGCCCATTGAGATCGAGGTTGATGGCGGCGTCAAACCCGACAACGCCTTCGAGTTGGGCGCGGCCGGGGCCGACATTTTGGTGGCGGGCTCGGCGGTGTTTGGCGCAGCTGATCGGGCCGGCGCCATCCGGGCGATCCGGGAGCGAGCCGAAGAGGGTGCCAGACAGCGCGGCGCCTGA
- a CDS encoding LysR family transcriptional regulator, producing the protein MRHATLRQMQIFEAVARSLSFSDAARSMGLTQPAVSLQIKQLEGLSELKLFEQVGRTLGLTPAGEVLLDHVRTILGAVRDAEEAMDALKGARAGLLRIGVVSMAKYFAPAVLSAFTASHPGVDLALTVANREQILDLMAENSLDVFLMGRPPVEPPVEALAFATNPMVMVAPPNHPLLERRLCLGDLAQETFLLREPGSGTRMLLEKLLSDAGLTPRRSYEMSSNETIKQAVMAGMGVSLLSRHTMGLELSVGRLRELTVEGLPIERHWYVVTRRGKRLLPVAEALVRFLRDEGAALIERATFGA; encoded by the coding sequence ATGCGCCACGCCACCTTGCGCCAAATGCAGATTTTCGAGGCCGTGGCCCGCTCCTTAAGCTTCTCCGACGCCGCCCGCTCCATGGGCCTGACCCAGCCGGCGGTCTCGCTGCAAATCAAACAACTGGAAGGCCTAAGCGAGCTCAAATTGTTCGAGCAGGTGGGACGCACCCTGGGGCTCACCCCGGCCGGCGAGGTGCTGCTGGACCATGTGCGCACCATTTTGGGGGCGGTGCGCGATGCCGAGGAGGCCATGGACGCCCTCAAAGGGGCGCGTGCTGGCCTCTTGCGCATTGGGGTGGTGAGCATGGCAAAATATTTTGCGCCGGCCGTGCTCTCGGCCTTCACCGCCAGCCATCCCGGGGTTGATCTCGCCCTTACGGTCGCCAATCGAGAGCAGATCCTCGACCTGATGGCCGAAAACAGCCTGGATGTTTTTCTGATGGGCCGCCCGCCGGTCGAGCCTCCCGTGGAAGCCCTGGCCTTCGCCACCAATCCCATGGTGATGGTAGCGCCCCCGAACCACCCCCTTTTGGAACGTCGGCTTTGTCTGGGGGATCTGGCCCAAGAGACGTTTTTGCTGCGCGAACCCGGCTCCGGGACCCGCATGCTTCTAGAAAAGCTCCTCAGCGACGCCGGCCTGACGCCCCGGCGCAGCTATGAAATGTCGAGCAACGAGACGATCAAGCAGGCGGTGATGGCCGGCATGGGGGTCAGCCTTCTGTCGCGCCACACCATGGGCCTGGAGTTGTCGGTAGGCCGGCTGCGCGAACTGACGGTCGAGGGCCTGCCCATCGAACGCCATTGGTACGTGGTCACCCGCCGGGGGAAGCGCCTGCTGCCGGTGGCCGAAGCCTTGGTTCGCTTCCTGCGCGACGAGGGCGCGGCACTGATCGAGCGGGCCACGTTCGGCGCCTGA
- a CDS encoding PAS domain-containing protein — MARPTVRPTGVERTFGDDEIIVSKTDTKGIITYANGVFQRISGYREWELVGQPHNLIRHPEMPACVFKLLWDVIGAGHEIFAYVVNQARNGDHYWVFAHVTPTFDASGRIIGYHSSRRSPKREALPAVRELYAVLLAEEKRHASPRDGMAAALRLVEDLLKSKGTDYHHFVHVL, encoded by the coding sequence ATGGCACGGCCAACGGTACGGCCGACGGGTGTCGAGCGCACCTTCGGCGATGACGAAATCATTGTCTCCAAAACCGACACCAAGGGCATCATTACCTATGCCAACGGGGTGTTTCAGCGAATCTCGGGCTATCGGGAATGGGAGTTGGTGGGACAGCCCCATAACTTGATTCGCCACCCTGAGATGCCGGCCTGCGTGTTCAAACTTCTGTGGGACGTGATCGGCGCGGGCCATGAGATTTTTGCCTACGTCGTCAATCAGGCCCGCAACGGGGACCACTATTGGGTTTTTGCCCATGTGACACCCACCTTCGATGCGTCGGGCCGCATTATTGGGTACCATTCCAGCCGGCGTTCTCCCAAGCGCGAGGCGCTTCCAGCGGTCCGTGAGCTTTATGCGGTGCTCCTGGCCGAAGAAAAACGCCATGCCTCACCGCGTGACGGAATGGCTGCCGCCCTTCGTCTCGTTGAGGATCTCCTCAAGAGCAAAGGTACAGATTACCATCACTTTGTGCACGTGCTCTAA
- a CDS encoding MlaC/ttg2D family ABC transporter substrate-binding protein: protein MFRRALAPVFALFLLVGGAAHASALDLPREPGAFVQELSRFAIEDILKANIDSQERIKRFETLLDEAFDMPFIARFVVGGAWKEASEAQRTEFQKLFRDMNVISWGTRFDEYGGQRIAVTNVQSQDARGGKLHEVTTSIGNEGDKAMLVIWVLRENPEQGNRLGVIDLKVEGVSMAQTFRGEYLAVLKNTGSMDGLNKVLKDKIAALRGSKT from the coding sequence ATGTTTCGACGCGCCCTGGCGCCCGTATTCGCTCTCTTTTTGCTGGTGGGGGGCGCGGCACACGCCTCGGCGCTGGATTTGCCCCGCGAGCCCGGCGCCTTTGTGCAGGAATTGAGCCGTTTCGCCATTGAGGACATCCTGAAGGCGAACATCGATTCGCAAGAGCGGATCAAGCGGTTCGAGACCTTGCTGGATGAGGCGTTTGATATGCCGTTTATCGCCCGCTTCGTGGTGGGCGGCGCCTGGAAGGAAGCCAGCGAGGCCCAGCGGACCGAGTTTCAAAAACTGTTTCGCGACATGAACGTGATCAGTTGGGGGACCCGCTTTGACGAATACGGCGGCCAGCGCATCGCGGTGACCAACGTTCAAAGCCAGGATGCCCGCGGCGGCAAACTCCATGAGGTGACAACCAGCATTGGCAATGAAGGCGACAAGGCCATGCTGGTGATCTGGGTTCTGCGCGAGAATCCCGAGCAGGGCAACCGCCTGGGCGTGATCGACCTCAAGGTCGAAGGCGTCAGCATGGCCCAGACCTTCCGGGGTGAGTATCTGGCGGTGTTGAAGAATACCGGCTCGATGGATGGGCTCAACAAGGTTCTTAAGGACAAGATCGCCGCCTTGCGCGGGTCCAAGACCTGA
- a CDS encoding ArsR/SmtB family transcription factor, which translates to MEAVLTGLRAAAEATRLRLLALCAHGDLSVSDMVRILGISQPRVSRHLKVMCEAGLLERLPEGAWVFYRLAPTGPGAALARAIVGLLPAPNDTTATLALDRSRLEALRAERAEAAAAYFTTNAQRWDELRRLTGAEEPVEEAIVARLAGRPLHDVLDIGTGTGRLLERLAPLASQVTGLDQSRAMLALARANLDRAGVRNASVRQGDLYALPFPDASFDAVTLHQVLHYVETPARALAEAARVLRPGGRLIIADLAPHDREDLRERHNHLRLGFPTAEISQGVLGAGLCPGEVVDLPGPELSVRLWVADRP; encoded by the coding sequence GTGGAAGCGGTATTGACAGGCCTGCGCGCAGCGGCAGAAGCAACGCGACTGCGCCTCCTGGCCCTGTGTGCCCACGGCGACCTCAGTGTCTCGGACATGGTACGCATCCTGGGCATCAGTCAGCCCCGGGTTTCGCGCCACTTGAAGGTCATGTGCGAGGCCGGCCTCCTGGAGCGCCTGCCCGAAGGAGCCTGGGTGTTTTATCGCCTCGCCCCCACGGGTCCCGGCGCGGCCCTGGCCCGGGCGATCGTCGGCCTCCTGCCCGCCCCCAACGACACCACCGCCACCCTGGCCCTCGACCGCAGCCGCCTGGAAGCCCTGCGCGCCGAACGGGCCGAGGCCGCCGCCGCCTACTTCACCACCAACGCCCAGCGCTGGGATGAGTTGCGCCGCCTGACCGGCGCCGAGGAGCCGGTGGAGGAGGCCATCGTGGCCCGCCTCGCCGGCCGCCCCCTGCACGACGTGCTCGACATCGGCACCGGCACCGGCCGCCTGCTGGAGCGCCTCGCGCCGCTGGCGAGCCAAGTCACGGGCCTTGACCAGTCCCGGGCGATGCTGGCGCTGGCCCGCGCCAACCTGGATCGGGCCGGGGTGCGCAATGCTTCGGTGCGCCAGGGCGACCTGTATGCCCTGCCCTTCCCCGACGCTTCCTTTGATGCTGTGACCTTGCATCAGGTCTTGCACTACGTCGAAACCCCGGCGCGGGCCTTGGCCGAGGCGGCCCGGGTGTTGCGGCCGGGCGGGCGGCTGATTATCGCCGACCTTGCGCCCCACGACCGCGAGGACCTGCGCGAGCGGCACAATCACCTTCGGCTGGGCTTCCCGACGGCTGAGATCAGCCAGGGCGTGCTGGGGGCTGGGTTGTGTCCGGGCGAGGTGGTGGATTTGCCGGGGCCTGAGCTTTCGGTGCGGTTGTGGGTGGCGGATCGGCCTTAA
- the metF gene encoding methylenetetrahydrofolate reductase, with amino-acid sequence MNAKLQPVIGAALPAHDLSVSFEFFPPKTEAMQAQLWDCIQRLEPLAPAFVSVTYGAGGSTRERTHETVARIRQETRLEPAAHLTCVAASRDEVDAVARAYWESGVRHIVALRGDPPEAGTRYAPHPEGYAFALDLVQGLRRVADFEISVAAYPEGHPEAPSLEADIDTLKRKIDAGATRAITQFFFDVDAYRRFMDRVAAANITVPIVPGILPVVGFATAKRFAGACGASVPAWMDELFDGLDNDPETRKLIAAALAVEQCRLLMADGVRDFHFYTLNRPDLVQAICHALGVRPQAAHGSHGA; translated from the coding sequence GTGAATGCCAAGCTCCAGCCCGTGATCGGCGCCGCGTTGCCCGCGCATGATCTTTCCGTCTCGTTTGAGTTCTTTCCGCCCAAGACGGAGGCGATGCAGGCCCAGTTGTGGGATTGCATTCAGCGCCTGGAGCCCCTGGCCCCGGCTTTTGTCTCCGTGACCTATGGCGCCGGCGGCTCGACGCGTGAGCGCACCCATGAGACCGTGGCGCGCATCCGCCAGGAAACCCGCCTGGAGCCGGCGGCGCATCTGACGTGTGTCGCCGCCTCGCGCGACGAGGTCGATGCGGTGGCTCGGGCCTACTGGGAGTCCGGGGTGCGCCACATCGTGGCCCTGCGCGGCGACCCGCCCGAAGCCGGCACCCGCTACGCCCCCCATCCCGAGGGCTATGCCTTTGCCCTGGATCTGGTCCAGGGCCTGCGCCGGGTCGCCGATTTCGAGATCAGCGTGGCCGCCTATCCCGAGGGCCATCCCGAGGCCCCCAGCCTGGAAGCGGACATCGACACCCTCAAGCGCAAGATCGACGCCGGGGCGACCCGCGCCATCACCCAGTTCTTCTTCGACGTGGATGCCTACCGCCGCTTCATGGACCGGGTGGCGGCGGCCAACATCACCGTGCCCATCGTGCCCGGCATCTTGCCGGTGGTCGGCTTTGCCACGGCCAAGCGCTTTGCCGGGGCCTGCGGGGCCAGCGTGCCGGCCTGGATGGATGAGCTGTTCGACGGCCTCGACAACGACCCGGAAACCCGCAAACTCATCGCCGCCGCCCTGGCCGTGGAACAATGCCGCTTGCTGATGGCCGATGGCGTGCGCGACTTCCACTTCTATACCCTCAACCGGCCGGATCTGGTCCAAGCCATCTGCCACGCCCTTGGGGTGCGTCCCCAAGCCGCCCACGGGAGCCACGGAGCATGA
- the metH gene encoding methionine synthase, translated as MSRFLDALRERVLLCDGGMGSLVQAMDLSVEKDFLGRENCTEALTLARPDVVRGLHARYFEAGADCVETNTFGGSILTLAEFDLQDRTREINRRSVELAREAAEGFSDGRERFVLGSVGPGTRLPSLGHVDYDTLKDSLTEQCLGLIEGGADAILIETCQDPLQFKAAINAAKKARIHHGTDTPILLQVTVETTGTLLVGADIAAAATVAHALGVDSLGLNCATGPREMSEHVRWLAENWPGFISLQPNAGLPELVDGKAHYPLTPAELADWHKRFILEDGVNLVGGCCGTTPPHIQAVDAMLRTLAQETGRPDRPAPVRRTVHWVPSVASLYGAVPLRQENAFLSIGERCNANGSKKFRTLQDAEDWDGIVGMAREQGREGSHTLDVCTAFVGRNETRDMTEVITRLRGSVHMPLVIDSTETKVLAAALKLYGGKAILNSINFEDGEETAAQRLELAREFGAAVIALTIDEEGMAKDADSKLRIARRLYEFAVTEHGLAPEDLLFDPLTFTICTGNEDDRRLGLETLNAIRQIREQMPGCQIILGLSNISFGLKPAARCVLNSVFLDEAVKAGMTGAIVHVSKILPLHKIPEAEVQAALNLIHDRREAGDPLHAFIRLFEDRVEAKAEARADAPVDERLRQRIIDGDRLGLEADLEEARALMPPLEIINTILLDGMRVVGELFGAGKMQLPFVLQSAETMKAAVSHLEPHMEKIEGQERGIMVLATVKGDVHDIGKNLVDIILSNNGYKVVNIGIKQPLPAILDAARTHKADAIGLSGLLVKSTVIMKDNLEEMARDGWDVPVVLGGAALTRAFVEEDCVRAYGNHGRVAYARDAFDGLDLMAKVMEGSFDRHLAAIQEKRQAKPSRRAREAAEALDAVALAAANDLTADQAQAAKPRRLDRPVDAEEISLRRAELARQTEIHTPPFWGARLVEGISLKTLVPFINEATLFQFQWGFRKGSRTRDEWKVWAETELRPILFDMLQRCAQDAILEPKAVYGFWKAASDGDAIVLYDEDGRREVARFALPRQAKAGGLCLADFVRDVSAGPQDRDVVALQAVTVGARASDVARAWFAENKYKDYLYLHGVSVEVAEALAEYMHKRIRAELGFGAEDARDTEELFKQAYRGSRYSFGYPACPHLEDQRHLLDLLGAERIGLDLSEEFELVPEQSTSALVLFHPQAKYFRV; from the coding sequence ATGAGCCGTTTTCTCGACGCCCTGCGCGAGCGTGTCTTGTTGTGCGATGGCGGCATGGGCAGCCTCGTCCAGGCCATGGATCTCTCGGTCGAGAAGGACTTCCTCGGCCGCGAGAACTGCACCGAGGCCCTGACCCTGGCCCGGCCCGACGTGGTGCGCGGCCTGCACGCCCGCTACTTCGAGGCCGGCGCCGACTGCGTGGAGACCAACACCTTCGGCGGCTCGATCCTGACCCTCGCCGAGTTCGACCTCCAAGACCGCACCCGCGAGATCAATCGGCGCAGCGTTGAACTAGCGCGCGAGGCAGCCGAGGGCTTCAGCGATGGCCGCGAGCGCTTTGTCCTGGGCTCGGTCGGTCCCGGAACCCGCCTGCCCAGCCTGGGCCATGTGGACTACGACACCCTCAAGGACAGCCTGACCGAGCAGTGCCTGGGCCTGATCGAAGGCGGCGCCGATGCCATCTTGATCGAGACCTGCCAGGACCCCCTCCAGTTCAAGGCCGCGATCAACGCCGCCAAGAAAGCCCGGATCCACCACGGCACCGACACGCCGATCTTGCTCCAGGTCACGGTCGAGACCACCGGCACCTTGCTGGTCGGCGCCGACATCGCGGCGGCCGCCACCGTGGCCCATGCCCTAGGGGTGGACAGCCTGGGCCTCAACTGCGCCACCGGCCCGCGCGAAATGAGCGAGCACGTGCGCTGGCTGGCCGAGAACTGGCCGGGCTTCATCTCCTTGCAGCCCAACGCCGGCCTGCCCGAACTGGTGGACGGCAAGGCCCACTACCCCCTGACCCCGGCCGAACTGGCCGACTGGCACAAGCGCTTCATCTTGGAGGACGGGGTCAATCTGGTCGGCGGCTGCTGCGGCACCACGCCCCCCCACATCCAGGCCGTGGACGCCATGCTGCGCACCTTGGCCCAGGAAACCGGTCGCCCCGACCGCCCGGCCCCGGTGCGCCGCACCGTCCATTGGGTGCCGTCGGTGGCCTCGCTGTATGGCGCGGTGCCGCTGCGCCAGGAAAACGCCTTCCTGTCGATCGGCGAGCGCTGCAACGCCAACGGCTCGAAAAAGTTCCGCACCTTGCAAGACGCCGAGGACTGGGACGGCATCGTCGGCATGGCCCGCGAGCAGGGCCGCGAGGGCAGCCACACCCTGGACGTCTGTACCGCCTTTGTCGGGCGCAACGAAACCCGCGACATGACCGAGGTGATCACCCGCCTGCGCGGCAGTGTGCACATGCCCCTGGTCATCGATTCCACCGAAACCAAGGTGCTGGCCGCCGCCCTCAAGCTCTATGGCGGCAAGGCGATCCTCAACAGCATCAACTTCGAGGACGGCGAGGAAACCGCCGCCCAGCGCCTGGAGTTGGCCCGCGAGTTCGGTGCCGCCGTCATCGCCCTGACCATCGACGAAGAGGGCATGGCCAAGGACGCCGACAGTAAGCTGCGCATTGCCCGGCGGCTTTACGAGTTTGCCGTCACCGAGCACGGCCTCGCCCCCGAGGACCTGCTGTTTGACCCCCTGACCTTCACCATCTGCACCGGCAACGAGGATGACCGCCGCCTGGGCCTGGAAACCCTGAACGCCATTCGCCAGATCCGCGAGCAAATGCCGGGCTGCCAGATCATTCTCGGCCTCTCCAATATCTCGTTTGGCCTCAAGCCGGCGGCGCGCTGCGTGCTCAACTCGGTGTTCTTGGATGAGGCGGTCAAGGCCGGCATGACCGGGGCCATTGTCCACGTCTCCAAGATTCTGCCGCTGCACAAGATCCCGGAGGCCGAGGTTCAGGCCGCCCTCAACCTCATCCACGACCGACGCGAGGCCGGCGACCCGCTGCATGCCTTCATCCGCCTGTTTGAAGACCGGGTGGAAGCCAAGGCCGAGGCCCGCGCCGACGCCCCGGTGGACGAGCGCCTGCGCCAACGCATCATCGACGGCGACCGCCTGGGCCTCGAGGCCGACCTGGAGGAAGCCCGCGCCCTGATGCCGCCCCTCGAGATCATCAACACCATCTTGCTCGACGGCATGCGCGTGGTGGGCGAACTGTTCGGCGCCGGCAAAATGCAGTTGCCCTTCGTCTTGCAGTCGGCCGAAACCATGAAGGCCGCCGTCTCCCACCTCGAACCCCACATGGAAAAGATCGAGGGCCAGGAACGGGGCATCATGGTGCTGGCCACCGTCAAGGGCGACGTCCACGATATCGGCAAGAACCTCGTGGACATCATCTTGTCGAACAACGGCTACAAGGTGGTCAACATCGGCATCAAGCAGCCGCTGCCCGCCATCCTTGATGCCGCGCGCACCCACAAGGCCGACGCCATCGGGCTGTCGGGCCTGCTGGTCAAATCCACGGTGATTATGAAGGACAACCTGGAGGAGATGGCGCGCGACGGCTGGGACGTGCCGGTGGTCCTGGGCGGCGCCGCCCTCACCCGCGCCTTTGTCGAAGAGGACTGCGTGCGCGCCTACGGCAATCACGGCCGGGTCGCCTACGCCCGCGATGCCTTCGACGGCCTCGACCTCATGGCCAAGGTCATGGAGGGTAGCTTCGATCGCCACCTCGCCGCCATCCAGGAAAAGCGCCAGGCCAAGCCCAGCCGCCGCGCCCGCGAGGCCGCCGAGGCCCTGGACGCCGTCGCCCTGGCCGCCGCCAACGACCTCACCGCCGATCAGGCCCAGGCCGCCAAGCCCCGCCGCCTCGACCGCCCGGTGGACGCCGAGGAAATCTCGCTGCGCCGCGCCGAACTGGCCCGCCAGACCGAGATCCACACCCCGCCGTTCTGGGGAGCGCGCCTCGTTGAGGGGATCTCGCTCAAGACCTTGGTGCCGTTTATCAACGAAGCCACCTTGTTCCAGTTCCAATGGGGCTTCCGCAAGGGCTCGCGCACCCGCGACGAGTGGAAAGTGTGGGCCGAAACCGAGCTGCGCCCGATCCTCTTCGACATGCTCCAGCGCTGCGCCCAGGACGCCATCTTGGAACCCAAGGCGGTCTACGGCTTCTGGAAAGCCGCCAGCGACGGTGACGCCATCGTCCTTTACGACGAAGACGGCCGCCGCGAAGTCGCCCGCTTCGCCCTGCCCCGTCAGGCCAAGGCCGGCGGTCTGTGCTTGGCCGACTTCGTGCGCGATGTCTCGGCCGGCCCCCAAGACCGCGATGTCGTCGCCCTCCAGGCCGTCACTGTCGGCGCCCGCGCCAGCGATGTGGCCCGCGCTTGGTTCGCCGAAAACAAGTACAAGGATTACCTCTACCTGCACGGCGTTTCGGTCGAGGTGGCCGAGGCCCTGGCCGAGTACATGCACAAACGCATCCGGGCCGAACTGGGCTTCGGCGCCGAGGACGCCCGCGACACCGAGGAATTGTTCAAGCAAGCCTATCGCGGCTCACGCTACTCCTTCGGCTATCCCGCCTGCCCCCACCTGGAAGACCAGCGCCACTTGCTGGATCTTCTGGGCGCCGAGCGCATCGGTCTCGATCTCTCCGAGGAGTTCGAGCTGGTGCCCGAGCAATCCACCTCGGCCCTGGTGCTTTTCCATCCCCAAGCCAAGTATTTTCGGGTTTAA
- a CDS encoding thermonuclease family protein, which translates to MRRVALALTASLFLLPDVAAAADLQGVASVIDGDTLDLHGQRIRMHGLDAPESSQSCQKADGSSYRCGQLSARALADKIGRQTVRCEQKDKDRYGRIVGTCFLGSENLNEWLVRQGLAVAYREYSKAYVPAEIAAREEKLGIWQGSFQMPAEYRKEKKGGGKSEEDEILELIKKLIYLFWK; encoded by the coding sequence ATGCGCCGCGTTGCCCTCGCCCTCACCGCGTCCCTTTTCCTCCTCCCGGACGTCGCCGCTGCCGCCGATCTCCAAGGCGTCGCCTCGGTCATCGACGGCGACACCCTCGACCTCCACGGCCAACGCATCCGCATGCACGGCCTCGACGCCCCCGAAAGCAGCCAAAGCTGCCAAAAAGCCGACGGCTCCTCCTATCGCTGCGGCCAACTCTCCGCCCGCGCCCTCGCCGACAAAATCGGCCGCCAGACCGTCCGCTGCGAACAAAAAGACAAAGACCGCTACGGCCGCATCGTCGGCACCTGCTTCCTCGGCTCCGAAAACCTCAACGAATGGCTGGTCCGCCAGGGCCTCGCCGTCGCCTACCGCGAATACTCCAAAGCCTACGTCCCCGCCGAAATCGCCGCCCGCGAGGAAAAGCTTGGCATTTGGCAAGGTTCCTTCCAGATGCCCGCCGAGTACCGCAAAGAGAAGAAAGGGGGAGGAAAGAGTGAAGAAGATGAGATTCTGGAGTTGATCAAAAAATTAATCTACTTATTCTGGAAATAA